From Kingella potus, a single genomic window includes:
- the rimI gene encoding ribosomal protein S18-alanine N-acetyltransferase: MNIRAASAADCARMAAIDAACNPSPWSEGQFRAALDNRCCTVLLAEENHAAAAFAVWQSVAGESELHLIATAPAARRKGFAAALLRRWLDDCAAQNAERLFLEVRAGNGAAQSLYRKYGFTETARRPAYYSLPEGGREDALIMEKIC, translated from the coding sequence ATGAACATCCGCGCCGCATCCGCCGCCGACTGCGCCCGCATGGCCGCCATCGATGCCGCGTGCAATCCCTCGCCGTGGTCGGAAGGGCAGTTTCGCGCGGCTTTGGACAACCGCTGCTGCACCGTGCTGCTGGCGGAGGAAAACCATGCCGCCGCCGCCTTTGCCGTGTGGCAGAGCGTGGCGGGCGAATCGGAGCTGCACCTGATTGCCACCGCCCCCGCCGCCCGCCGGAAGGGCTTTGCCGCCGCGCTGCTGCGCCGCTGGCTGGACGATTGCGCCGCGCAAAACGCCGAACGCCTGTTTTTGGAAGTGCGTGCGGGCAACGGAGCCGCGCAGTCGCTCTACCGCAAATACGGCTTTACGGAGACGGCGCGGCGGCCTGCCTATTATTCCCTGCCGGAGGGCGGGCGCGAAGACGCGCTGATTATGGAGAAAATATGTTGA
- a CDS encoding uracil-DNA glycosylase family protein, giving the protein MLSSRYLHLHEALELGPMWLKRGAHVLPAAQEEAKAAAQGENRRAAAPSARLSAQASAVPPAAAHVFQTASAVPPPESAAAGGVADALPPAAPRRASAAAANARAATMAAVGSSIGGYYKTQERAALRYSPQPRAEPAASAPAPLSAEEHKAALAGSVARARVMAVSVCPAPEDLAAGRVFGGEDGVLLGKMFAAIGLAEDEVRRTSWLQTVEFKPSAAQVEADAARMQAECGLCGAQAVVLLGRFAQEPQFAAAIGRAFAGLPVFKIPHPASILRRPQLRAEAWEELKRLRDFLQAV; this is encoded by the coding sequence ATGTTGAGCAGCCGCTATCTGCACCTGCACGAAGCCTTGGAACTCGGCCCGATGTGGCTCAAACGCGGCGCACACGTCCTGCCCGCCGCACAGGAGGAGGCAAAGGCGGCGGCACAGGGGGAAAACCGCCGTGCCGCCGCGCCTTCCGCCAGACTGTCTGCCCAAGCGTCCGCCGTGCCGCCCGCTGCCGCCCACGTTTTTCAGACGGCCTCTGCCGTGCCGCCGCCGGAGTCTGCCGCTGCCGGCGGTGTGGCGGACGCTCTGCCTCCTGCCGCGCCGCGCCGCGCATCCGCCGCCGCAGCCAATGCCCGCGCCGCCACAATGGCCGCCGTCGGCAGCAGCATAGGCGGTTATTACAAAACGCAGGAACGCGCCGCGCTGCGCTACAGCCCGCAGCCACGTGCGGAGCCCGCCGCGTCTGCGCCCGCGCCGTTGTCGGCGGAGGAACACAAGGCCGCCCTTGCCGGCAGCGTGGCCCGCGCCCGCGTGATGGCGGTGAGCGTCTGCCCCGCGCCGGAAGATTTGGCGGCGGGACGGGTGTTCGGCGGCGAAGACGGCGTGCTGCTGGGCAAAATGTTTGCCGCCATCGGCCTGGCCGAAGACGAGGTGCGCCGCACAAGCTGGCTGCAAACGGTGGAGTTCAAACCTTCGGCCGCGCAGGTGGAGGCCGACGCGGCGCGGATGCAGGCGGAGTGCGGGCTTTGCGGCGCACAGGCGGTGGTGCTGCTCGGCCGTTTCGCCCAAGAGCCGCAGTTTGCCGCCGCCATCGGCCGCGCGTTTGCGGGGCTGCCCGTGTTTAAAATACCCCATCCCGCCAGCATTCTGCGGCGGCCGCAGCTTAGGGCGGAAGCGTGGGAGGAACTCAAAAGGCTGCGGGACTTTTTGCAGGCCGTCTGA
- a CDS encoding site-specific DNA-methyltransferase, which translates to MATEPNRTEIIPELENNFNENKLLQLKNIFPEAFCENQIDWEKLKLILGADNLAHQNERYQLNWAGKSEAYRTLQTPTSNTLSPCPDESVDFDGTKNLFIEAENLEALKILQKAYAGSVKMIYIDPPYNTGNDSFVYPDKFSETREEYARRVGDKDDAGYLKRDGVFQGAWRKNSKDSGHYHSNWLSMILPRLHLARTLLRDDGVIFISIDDNEQAQLKLLCDEVFGAENFVSQICWQKKYAVSNDDPGIAAMHDFILVYQKSSSFQRNLLPRTEKQLSRYKNLDNDPRGVWSSDNYVSNKSKSERPTLWYPIIHPKTGEEVWPSEDAVWRYSYDKHLQIEKENRLYWGENFSYNKPRLKRFLSEIQDGIVPSTWWSFEETGHNDEAQKETGRLIGKKIFSTPKPIRLLSKLFSIGGNSDDLILDFFSGSGTTAHAVMQLNAEDGGNRRYICIQLPEETDEKSEARKAGFDTIAEIAKERIRRAGGQISGSLKSGQSVDTGFKVFKLAQSSFKPWRQPAGGADGLMEQLEMYIDPVQPDARPEDMAYELMLRLGLKLSCPVRRENGVFWVQDEDTGRATALLTGLADGTRLDEALIDQVIGRNPAKVAVLDRLFDGNDALKTNTVLQMRDAGITFLCV; encoded by the coding sequence ATGGCAACCGAACCGAACCGAACCGAAATTATACCCGAACTAGAAAATAATTTCAACGAAAACAAATTATTACAGCTCAAAAATATTTTCCCCGAAGCCTTTTGCGAAAACCAAATCGACTGGGAAAAACTCAAGCTCATTCTCGGCGCAGACAACCTCGCCCATCAAAACGAACGCTACCAGCTCAACTGGGCGGGCAAAAGCGAAGCCTACCGCACGCTGCAAACGCCCACATCCAACACTCTGTCCCCATGCCCTGACGAATCCGTGGATTTCGACGGCACCAAAAACCTCTTTATCGAAGCCGAAAACCTCGAAGCGCTGAAAATCCTGCAAAAAGCCTATGCCGGCAGCGTGAAAATGATCTACATCGACCCGCCCTACAACACCGGCAACGACAGCTTTGTCTATCCCGACAAATTTTCCGAAACGCGCGAAGAATACGCCCGCCGCGTCGGCGACAAAGACGACGCAGGCTACCTGAAACGCGACGGCGTGTTCCAAGGCGCGTGGCGCAAAAACAGCAAAGACAGCGGCCATTACCACAGCAACTGGCTTTCCATGATACTGCCGCGCCTGCATCTGGCGCGGACTTTGTTGCGCGACGACGGCGTGATTTTTATCTCGATAGATGATAACGAACAAGCGCAGTTGAAACTGCTGTGCGATGAAGTGTTTGGGGCGGAGAATTTTGTTTCGCAAATCTGCTGGCAAAAAAAATATGCGGTTTCAAATGACGACCCGGGAATTGCTGCCATGCATGATTTCATTTTGGTTTATCAAAAAAGCAGTTCTTTTCAGCGTAATCTTCTTCCCCGAACCGAAAAACAATTATCAAGGTATAAAAATCTAGATAATGACCCGCGTGGAGTATGGAGTTCTGATAACTACGTCAGCAATAAATCCAAAAGTGAACGCCCAACTTTGTGGTATCCAATTATTCACCCTAAAACAGGAGAAGAGGTTTGGCCGTCTGAAGATGCCGTTTGGCGATATTCTTACGACAAACATTTGCAGATAGAAAAAGAAAACCGTCTGTACTGGGGAGAAAATTTTAGTTACAACAAACCTAGATTAAAGAGATTTTTATCAGAAATTCAAGATGGTATCGTTCCCTCAACTTGGTGGTCGTTTGAAGAAACAGGCCATAATGACGAAGCCCAAAAAGAAACAGGCAGATTAATTGGCAAAAAGATATTCAGCACGCCTAAACCAATCCGATTGTTAAGCAAACTATTCAGCATCGGTGGCAATTCAGACGATTTAATCCTCGACTTCTTCTCCGGATCCGGCACAACCGCCCACGCCGTGATGCAGCTCAATGCCGAAGACGGCGGCAACCGCCGCTATATCTGCATCCAGCTTCCCGAAGAAACCGACGAAAAATCCGAAGCGCGCAAGGCAGGTTTCGACACCATCGCCGAAATCGCCAAAGAGCGCATCCGCCGCGCGGGCGGGCAGATTTCAGGTAGCCTCAAAAGCGGGCAGAGCGTGGACACGGGCTTTAAAGTGTTCAAGCTGGCGCAAAGCAGTTTCAAGCCGTGGCGGCAGCCTGCCGGCGGTGCGGACGGCCTGATGGAACAGCTGGAAATGTATATCGACCCCGTGCAGCCCGACGCGCGGCCGGAGGATATGGCTTATGAGCTGATGCTGCGGCTGGGCTTGAAGCTGTCCTGCCCCGTGCGTCGGGAAAACGGCGTATTTTGGGTGCAAGACGAAGACACAGGCCGCGCAACCGCGCTGCTGACGGGCTTGGCCGACGGTACGCGGCTGGACGAAGCCCTAATCGACCAAGTCATCGGGCGCAACCCCGCCAAAGTGGCGGTACTCGACCGCCTGTTTGACGGCAACGATGCGCTGAAAACCAACACCGTGCTGCAAATGCGCGACGCGGGCATTACCTTTTTGTGCGTGTGA
- a CDS encoding fumarylacetoacetate hydrolase family protein, producing MAYISLEGREVRVNNIFCIGRNYAAHAAELGNEKPAAPVVFLKPNSALNTAPQVRLPAGAGNVHYETELVLLIGKAAAAPENIADAVAGCAVGLDLTERGWQRQAQEKGLPWTRAKGFPQAACVSDFVGAQALAAVRERGFSMRLNGRERQHGRLENMIFPLETLLRTLAADYGLHEGDLVFTGTPEGVGALAAGDVLELDLAGLVSARFEIAA from the coding sequence ATGGCTTATATCTCTCTCGAAGGCCGCGAGGTGCGGGTAAACAATATTTTCTGCATCGGCCGCAATTATGCCGCCCATGCCGCCGAGCTGGGCAATGAGAAGCCTGCCGCGCCGGTGGTGTTTTTAAAACCGAACAGCGCGCTGAATACCGCGCCGCAGGTGCGCCTGCCTGCGGGGGCGGGCAATGTGCATTACGAAACGGAGCTGGTGCTGCTGATCGGCAAAGCTGCGGCCGCGCCGGAAAATATTGCGGACGCGGTGGCCGGCTGCGCGGTGGGGCTGGATCTGACCGAGCGGGGCTGGCAGCGGCAGGCGCAGGAAAAGGGTTTGCCGTGGACGCGTGCCAAAGGCTTTCCGCAGGCGGCCTGCGTGTCGGATTTCGTTGGCGCACAGGCTCTGGCCGCCGTCCGCGAACGCGGTTTTTCCATGCGGCTGAACGGGCGGGAGCGGCAGCACGGGCGTTTGGAAAATATGATTTTCCCCTTGGAAACGCTGCTGCGCACGCTGGCGGCGGATTACGGCCTGCACGAGGGCGATTTGGTGTTTACCGGCACGCCCGAAGGGGTGGGCGCGCTGGCGGCGGGCGATGTGCTGGAGCTGGACTTGGCCGGGCTGGTATCGGCGCGGTTTGAGATTGCGGCCTGA
- the yccS gene encoding YccS family putative transporter: MKFKTPPVSGKVVAVLPPLIAVSAVALLVYRFSLQSVAIPLVLGVIAGGLVDLDNALAGRLKNSAVSLAAFAVSSLSAQAALGHRAFFLPVMAALAFVFTMAGAVGLRYRTIAFGTLAVAVYTTLTYDPASAAVWYLNPLMILCGAGLYSLCALFLHILLPHRTVQENTADAYDALGAYLDAKAGFFDPDETGGLEERQIALAMANSRVIQAFNLCRSALFYRMRGQHRHPRTTRMLRYYFAAQDIHERASSSHISYRDTAEKLKNTDLIFRFLRLMELQAQACRDIAAGLRENRVYEPDARLTRARQGLKQSAAHYAAAHADSPETPLLQRLSGNLQNINHRLSTLDSGLDENPAADQRIAHHDSAKLRDAAKNIFSQLTPRSATFRHAVRMSLLVIVCGLIVETLHLNFGYWILLTAVFVCQPNHSATQSRLKQRITGTLGGVIVGSLLPYFTQSLEAKLMVMAAGVALFFLFRANKYSYSTFFITIQALISFSIAGYDITQALPMRMADTVIGCLLAWAAVSYIWPDWHYLRLDKTGAAAIAADAGYLNAVIGGLERGGGDDVAYRAARRLAHERAAALSSTLSDMSGEPAKYGSRLHDGFRLLKINYSLIGYISALGAYRDTLSRDAEHQAFLHQWFPAAAAVCALARELPDLSDAAFAARLADSRAALAALAPDSEQAHILTQQITAAADLLEPAFQALHGRPESALPPPRAMAEAV, from the coding sequence ATGAAATTCAAAACCCCGCCCGTCAGCGGCAAAGTCGTGGCCGTGCTGCCGCCCCTGATTGCCGTTTCCGCCGTTGCCCTGCTTGTTTACCGCTTCAGCCTGCAAAGCGTTGCCATTCCGCTGGTGTTGGGCGTGATTGCCGGCGGGCTGGTGGATTTGGACAACGCACTTGCAGGCCGTCTGAAAAACAGCGCGGTGTCGCTGGCGGCCTTTGCCGTGTCTTCGCTTTCGGCGCAGGCCGCGCTGGGACACCGGGCTTTTTTCCTGCCGGTGATGGCGGCTCTGGCCTTTGTGTTCACTATGGCCGGGGCGGTCGGCCTGCGCTACCGCACCATCGCCTTCGGCACGCTGGCGGTGGCCGTGTACACCACGCTCACCTATGATCCCGCAAGCGCGGCGGTATGGTATCTCAATCCGCTGATGATTCTCTGCGGCGCGGGGCTGTACAGCCTCTGTGCCCTGTTCCTGCACATCCTGCTGCCGCACCGCACCGTGCAGGAAAACACCGCCGACGCATACGACGCGCTGGGCGCATACCTCGATGCCAAAGCGGGCTTTTTCGATCCCGACGAAACCGGCGGCCTCGAAGAGCGGCAGATTGCGCTGGCAATGGCCAACAGCCGGGTAATTCAGGCCTTCAACCTCTGCCGCAGCGCATTGTTTTACCGGATGCGCGGCCAGCACCGCCACCCGCGCACCACCCGTATGCTGCGCTATTATTTTGCCGCGCAGGACATCCACGAACGCGCCAGCTCCAGCCACATCAGCTACCGCGACACGGCGGAAAAGCTGAAAAACACCGACCTGATTTTCCGTTTTCTGCGCCTGATGGAATTGCAGGCGCAGGCCTGCCGCGACATTGCCGCCGGCCTGCGCGAAAACCGCGTTTACGAACCCGATGCCCGCCTCACGCGCGCCCGCCAGGGTTTGAAACAGTCTGCCGCCCACTATGCCGCCGCCCATGCGGATTCGCCCGAAACGCCGCTGCTGCAACGCCTCTCCGGCAACCTGCAAAACATCAACCACCGCCTTTCCACCCTCGACAGCGGCCTGGACGAAAACCCCGCAGCCGACCAGCGCATCGCCCACCACGATTCCGCCAAGCTGCGCGATGCGGCCAAAAACATTTTTTCCCAGCTCACCCCCCGTTCGGCCACCTTCCGCCATGCCGTGCGCATGTCGCTGCTGGTTATCGTCTGCGGCCTTATCGTCGAAACCCTCCATCTCAATTTCGGCTACTGGATACTGCTCACCGCCGTTTTCGTCTGCCAGCCCAACCACTCCGCCACCCAAAGCCGTCTGAAACAAAGGATTACCGGCACACTCGGCGGCGTAATCGTCGGCTCGCTGCTGCCCTATTTCACCCAGTCGCTCGAAGCCAAGCTGATGGTGATGGCGGCCGGCGTGGCACTCTTTTTCCTGTTCCGCGCCAACAAATACAGCTACTCCACCTTTTTCATCACCATTCAGGCACTCATCAGCTTCTCCATCGCCGGCTACGACATTACCCAGGCCCTGCCCATGCGCATGGCCGACACCGTAATCGGCTGCCTGCTGGCCTGGGCCGCCGTGTCCTACATCTGGCCCGACTGGCACTATCTGCGGCTGGACAAAACCGGAGCCGCCGCCATTGCCGCCGACGCGGGTTATCTGAATGCCGTGATCGGCGGGCTGGAGCGCGGCGGCGGCGACGACGTGGCCTACCGCGCCGCCCGCCGCCTTGCCCACGAACGCGCCGCCGCCCTGTCCAGCACCCTGTCCGATATGTCCGGCGAACCGGCAAAATACGGCAGCCGCCTGCACGACGGCTTCCGCCTGCTCAAAATCAACTATTCCCTTATCGGCTACATCTCCGCCCTCGGCGCATACCGCGACACCCTCAGCCGCGATGCGGAACACCAGGCCTTCCTGCACCAATGGTTTCCCGCCGCCGCCGCCGTCTGCGCCCTTGCCCGCGAGCTGCCGGATTTGTCCGATGCCGCCTTTGCCGCCCGCCTTGCCGACAGCCGCGCCGCCCTTGCCGCCCTCGCGCCCGACAGCGAACAGGCACACATCCTCACCCAGCAGATTACCGC
- a CDS encoding DEAD/DEAH box helicase family protein has translation MQLKFEQLDYQTDAVNAVLRLFEGQADRREPFGLESAGAERFVGNTLDLSDEQIGENLNNVQKTFGQPETDIGTHGLNFSVEMETGTGKTYVYLRTVFELNRQYGWKKFVIVVPGVAIREGVMQTIRATKTHFAEMFGKPVMHFSEYDSKRLGGLRNFAANDGIEIMVINIQSFEKDGNVINQTNESGDAPIEFIRQTRPIVIADEPQNMETEGRLAALDSLNPLFVLRYSATHKNSRHKVYSLNPVEAYNQRLVKQIVVQSVLAEKDGNGAFVELVQMQAGKGSLKARLNIHFRTQKETGKKTVTVQSGDDLFDKSGGVEAYRHGYIVNGLDAEDGLVEFSNGLQISRADNRDALQDEVMKAQIRCTIEEHLKREKKLKPQGIKVLSLFFIDKVEHYRTAIRGAGKFALWFDEIYRELAKENPDGVHNGYFSQDGKGRLKDTKGDTQADNDTYHLIMRDKETLLSFDSPLRFIFSHSALKEGWDNPNVFQICTLNETRSPLKKRQEIGRGLRLAVNQHGERVRDEGVNVLTVVPNESYESFAANLQQEYEDECGIRFAASNIKNGADRKTQTFRKNFPLDPEFQAIWQKLDRKPRYRVQYGTAELVRQAAEAVSGLPEIHAPKIQTRKAKIEQTLTYGIEAVETASGSLKTAMAFAIPDILGEIQKKTGLTRRTVFDILKASKRLDDAAANPQRFIDLAAEKINRCLHALMSGGIAYELADNEQYRQELMRNLQKLEAEGEEFYFDEKTTFRVQNAQKTIAENYIPLDSETEKTFAQNCENYENVLLYFKLPRWFKIPTPLGSYNPDWAVVKQNGEKAYFVAETKNTRGKSLQCGVDRSLLRESERLKIECAERFFEQIPEVRYQDVTALAELEE, from the coding sequence ATGCAACTGAAATTCGAACAACTGGATTACCAAACCGATGCGGTCAATGCCGTGCTGCGCCTGTTTGAAGGGCAAGCCGACCGCCGCGAGCCGTTCGGCCTGGAAAGTGCGGGGGCGGAGCGTTTTGTCGGCAACACGCTGGATTTGTCTGATGAGCAAATCGGCGAAAATCTGAACAATGTGCAAAAAACTTTCGGGCAGCCTGAAACCGACATCGGCACGCACGGCCTGAATTTTTCGGTGGAAATGGAAACGGGCACGGGCAAAACCTATGTCTATCTGCGTACGGTTTTTGAATTGAACAGGCAATACGGCTGGAAGAAGTTTGTGATTGTCGTGCCGGGCGTGGCAATCCGCGAGGGCGTGATGCAAACCATCCGCGCCACAAAAACGCATTTTGCCGAAATGTTCGGCAAGCCCGTGATGCATTTCAGCGAATACGACAGCAAACGCTTGGGCGGGCTGCGTAATTTTGCGGCGAATGACGGGATTGAGATTATGGTGATCAATATCCAGTCGTTTGAAAAAGACGGCAATGTCATCAACCAAACCAACGAAAGCGGCGACGCGCCGATTGAGTTCATCCGCCAAACCCGCCCGATTGTGATTGCGGACGAGCCGCAGAATATGGAAACCGAAGGCCGCCTTGCCGCGCTGGACTCCCTTAATCCTTTGTTTGTATTGCGCTATTCGGCAACCCATAAAAACAGCCGCCACAAGGTTTACAGCCTCAATCCCGTTGAAGCCTACAATCAAAGGCTGGTAAAACAGATTGTGGTGCAATCGGTATTGGCGGAAAAAGACGGCAACGGCGCGTTTGTGGAGCTGGTTCAAATGCAGGCGGGCAAAGGCAGCCTGAAAGCCAGGTTAAACATTCATTTCCGCACTCAAAAGGAAACCGGGAAAAAAACGGTTACGGTGCAATCGGGCGATGATTTGTTTGACAAATCGGGCGGCGTTGAGGCCTACCGCCACGGCTATATCGTGAACGGCTTGGACGCGGAAGACGGGCTTGTAGAATTTTCCAACGGCCTGCAAATCAGCCGCGCCGACAATCGGGACGCGCTGCAAGACGAGGTGATGAAAGCGCAAATCCGCTGCACGATTGAAGAGCATTTGAAGCGCGAGAAAAAGCTCAAACCGCAGGGCATTAAAGTGCTTTCGCTGTTTTTTATCGACAAGGTGGAACACTACCGTACGGCAATACGCGGCGCGGGCAAGTTTGCGCTGTGGTTTGACGAGATTTACCGCGAGCTGGCGAAGGAAAATCCAGACGGCGTACACAACGGCTATTTTTCGCAAGACGGCAAAGGCCGTCTGAAAGACACCAAGGGCGATACCCAAGCCGACAACGACACCTATCATTTGATTATGCGCGATAAGGAAACGCTGCTTTCCTTTGACAGCCCATTGCGCTTTATCTTTTCCCATTCCGCGCTGAAAGAGGGCTGGGACAATCCCAATGTGTTCCAAATCTGCACGCTCAACGAAACCCGCTCGCCGCTGAAAAAACGGCAGGAAATCGGGCGCGGGCTGCGTTTGGCGGTGAACCAACACGGCGAACGCGTGCGCGATGAGGGTGTGAACGTGCTGACCGTGGTTCCCAACGAAAGCTACGAGAGCTTCGCCGCCAATCTGCAACAGGAATACGAAGACGAATGCGGCATCAGATTTGCCGCGTCGAATATCAAAAACGGCGCAGACCGTAAAACGCAGACTTTCCGCAAAAACTTCCCGCTCGACCCCGAATTTCAGGCGATTTGGCAGAAACTGGATCGCAAACCGCGCTACCGCGTGCAATACGGCACGGCGGAATTAGTCCGGCAGGCCGCCGAGGCGGTTTCCGGCCTGCCTGAAATCCACGCGCCGAAAATCCAAACGCGCAAGGCGAAAATCGAGCAAACGCTGACTTACGGAATTGAAGCTGTAGAAACCGCCAGCGGCAGCCTGAAAACCGCCATGGCGTTTGCCATTCCCGATATTTTGGGCGAAATCCAAAAGAAAACGGGGCTGACACGCCGCACGGTGTTTGACATTCTCAAGGCTTCCAAACGGTTAGACGATGCGGCGGCCAATCCGCAACGCTTTATCGATTTGGCGGCGGAAAAAATCAACCGCTGCCTGCACGCGCTGATGAGCGGGGGCATTGCTTACGAGTTGGCTGACAACGAACAATACCGCCAAGAGCTGATGCGCAATCTGCAAAAACTGGAGGCCGAAGGCGAAGAGTTTTATTTCGACGAGAAAACCACCTTCCGCGTGCAGAATGCGCAAAAAACCATCGCGGAAAACTACATTCCGCTGGATTCGGAAACCGAAAAAACCTTTGCGCAAAATTGCGAAAACTACGAAAACGTATTGCTCTATTTCAAGCTGCCGCGCTGGTTCAAAATCCCTACGCCGCTGGGCAGTTACAACCCCGACTGGGCGGTGGTGAAACAAAACGGCGAAAAAGCGTATTTCGTTGCCGAAACGAAAAACACGCGCGGCAAAAGCCTGCAATGCGGCGTGGACAGAAGCCTGCTGCGCGAAAGCGAACGCCTGAAAATCGAATGCGCCGAACGCTTTTTCGAGCAGATTCCCGAAGTGCGCTATCAGGATGTAACGGCTCTGGCGGAATTGGAAGAATAA
- the tsaB gene encoding tRNA (adenosine(37)-N6)-threonylcarbamoyltransferase complex dimerization subunit type 1 TsaB, with the protein MQPDFSRPVLAVDTSTSFLSLALQTADGLFVRHTEAGSRQSELVLPQIAGLFAEAGAGAADLAAVVYAQGPGAFTGLRIGLGVAQGLAAPFGVPLVGVPCLDAAAYLVRGRGVLAAADARMGEVFYAWFDTEHRRRLSPYCVGRAAEIAAPAGVAFSDGIGNAFALPDPPPFAGSPAMPAAADYLRLAQTGDYPACDAAEASLLYVRDKIALTAAEQAARKASGAA; encoded by the coding sequence ATGCAGCCCGATTTCTCCCGCCCCGTCCTCGCCGTCGATACCTCCACGTCCTTTCTCTCGCTCGCGCTGCAAACCGCAGACGGGCTGTTTGTGCGCCACACGGAAGCGGGCAGCCGCCAGTCGGAGCTGGTGCTGCCGCAGATTGCCGGATTGTTTGCCGAGGCAGGTGCGGGTGCGGCGGATTTGGCGGCGGTGGTGTACGCGCAGGGGCCGGGCGCGTTTACGGGGCTGCGTATCGGGCTGGGCGTGGCGCAGGGGCTGGCCGCGCCGTTCGGCGTGCCGCTGGTGGGCGTGCCCTGCCTTGACGCGGCGGCGTATCTGGTGCGCGGGCGCGGGGTGCTGGCGGCGGCAGACGCGCGGATGGGCGAAGTGTTTTACGCCTGGTTTGACACGGAACACCGCCGCCGCCTTTCGCCTTATTGCGTCGGACGGGCGGCGGAGATTGCCGCGCCGGCGGGTGTGGCGTTTTCAGACGGCATAGGCAATGCCTTCGCCCTGCCCGATCCGCCGCCCTTTGCCGGTTCGCCCGCGATGCCTGCGGCGGCAGACTACCTGCGTCTGGCGCAGACGGGGGATTATCCCGCCTGCGATGCCGCCGAAGCGTCGCTGCTGTATGTGCGCGACAAAATCGCCCTCACCGCCGCCGAGCAGGCGGCACGCAAAGCGTCGGGGGCGGCATGA